In one window of Romboutsia hominis DNA:
- a CDS encoding DUF1934 domain-containing protein, with amino-acid sequence MNAKINIVTTQYEKKRVLDTIRQQADANIYYKNEDLYVVYKEVEMDKPTTTTIKISDNKVSIKKFGEVNSTMNFEKGVVNESKYRTPQGLFIIETKTRDLKIDKKAENCIKLNIDYDINIMDLFNGRNKIDILLEIKE; translated from the coding sequence GTGAATGCTAAAATAAATATAGTTACAACACAATATGAAAAGAAAAGAGTACTAGATACTATTAGACAACAGGCTGATGCAAACATATACTATAAAAATGAAGATTTATATGTAGTTTATAAGGAAGTGGAAATGGATAAACCAACTACAACAACTATTAAAATATCTGATAATAAGGTTAGTATAAAGAAGTTCGGTGAAGTAAATTCTACTATGAATTTTGAAAAGGGAGTTGTAAATGAAAGTAAATATAGAACTCCACAAGGTTTATTTATAATAGAGACTAAAACAAGAGATTTAAAAATAGATAAAAAAGCAGAAAACTGCATAAAATTAAATATAGATTATGACATAAATATAATGGATTTGTTTAACGGTAGAAATAAAATAGATATTTTGTTAGAAATTAAAGAATAA
- the murI gene encoding glutamate racemase, translating to MSDRPIGVFDSGLGGLTVLKEIMKILPNENIIYFGDTARVPYGPRSKDTVMKYTFQAINFLISKGVKAIVIACNTATARCLKEANEKYDIPIIGVIEAGARTAAYSTKNKIVGVIGTEGTVRSKTYNAEIAKIDKDIKIIDKACNLFVPIVEEGWANTEIARLTAEKYLEELVNEGIDSLVLGCTHYPILKRTIGEYVGEDIKLVNPAKETAMDLKKVLEEEDILRKDGNERAYYEYYVSDIPEKFASIATEFIKRDIDNVNHVEIQKY from the coding sequence ATGAGTGATAGACCTATAGGGGTATTTGATTCTGGATTAGGTGGATTAACAGTCTTAAAAGAAATAATGAAAATCTTACCTAATGAAAATATAATCTACTTTGGGGATACAGCAAGGGTTCCCTATGGTCCTAGATCAAAGGATACAGTAATGAAATATACCTTCCAAGCAATAAACTTTTTAATATCTAAAGGTGTAAAAGCTATTGTTATAGCTTGTAATACAGCTACTGCTAGATGCTTAAAAGAGGCTAATGAAAAATATGATATACCTATAATAGGTGTTATAGAAGCAGGAGCTAGAACAGCTGCATATTCTACAAAAAATAAAATAGTAGGTGTTATTGGAACAGAAGGTACGGTACGTTCTAAAACTTATAATGCAGAAATAGCTAAAATAGATAAAGATATAAAGATAATAGATAAGGCTTGCAATTTATTTGTGCCAATAGTAGAGGAAGGTTGGGCAAATACAGAAATAGCTAGACTAACAGCTGAAAAATATTTAGAAGAGCTAGTTAATGAAGGGATAGACTCTTTAGTGCTAGGATGCACTCACTACCCAATATTAAAGAGAACTATTGGAGAATATGTTGGAGAAGATATTAAATTAGTGAATCCAGCTAAAGAAACTGCTATGGATTTGAAAAAAGTACTAGAAGAAGAAGATATATTAAGAAAAGATGGTAATGAAAGAGCATATTATGAATACTATGTCTCTGATATACCTGAAAAATTCGCTAGTATAGCCACAGAGTTTATAAAAAGAGATATAGATAATGTAAATCATGTTGAAATACAAAAGTACTAA
- a CDS encoding D-alanine--D-alanine ligase family protein: MSKLNVALIFGGKSGEHEVSLSSTASIYKHIDKNKYNVFTIGITKDGRWMYYEGSEENIKNGQWENLANKNVEINLIPVGNREVGIKFEDGRFEKIDVLFPVLHGPYGEDGKIQGLFEISQIPYVGCGVLASSVGMDKLVCKKVFSQMGLPQVNYTYTTKIVFNNNTEEELNKIERELDYPVFVKPANLGSSVGISKATNRKELLNGINEALKFDSRIVLEQGVDAREIEVSVLGNEEVKASIAGEIKPAKDFYDYEDKYINGASTYEIPAKISDADMENIRKMAVDAFKGIDGKGLSRVDFFIDRKSGEIFINEINTLPGFTNISMYPKMWEVTGLEYSNLIDKLIELAIDSKK; this comes from the coding sequence ATGAGCAAACTTAATGTGGCTTTAATATTTGGTGGAAAATCAGGAGAGCATGAAGTTTCTTTATCTTCAACTGCTTCAATATATAAACATATAGATAAAAATAAATACAATGTATTCACAATAGGGATAACTAAAGATGGAAGATGGATGTATTATGAAGGTAGTGAAGAAAACATAAAAAATGGACAATGGGAGAATTTGGCTAATAAAAATGTTGAAATAAACCTTATACCTGTTGGAAATAGAGAAGTAGGTATAAAATTTGAAGATGGAAGATTTGAAAAGATAGACGTATTATTCCCAGTTTTACATGGACCATATGGAGAAGATGGTAAAATACAAGGATTATTTGAGATAAGCCAAATACCATATGTTGGTTGTGGTGTTTTAGCTTCAAGCGTTGGTATGGATAAACTTGTATGTAAAAAAGTATTCTCTCAAATGGGATTACCCCAAGTAAATTATACTTATACAACTAAAATAGTATTTAACAATAACACAGAAGAAGAACTAAACAAAATAGAAAGAGAGCTAGATTATCCTGTATTTGTAAAACCTGCTAATTTAGGTTCAAGTGTTGGTATATCTAAAGCAACAAATAGAAAAGAACTTTTAAATGGAATAAATGAAGCTTTAAAATTCGATTCAAGAATAGTTTTAGAGCAAGGTGTAGATGCAAGAGAAATAGAAGTTTCTGTTTTAGGAAATGAAGAAGTTAAGGCTTCTATAGCAGGAGAAATAAAGCCAGCTAAAGATTTCTATGATTATGAGGATAAATATATAAACGGAGCATCTACTTATGAAATACCAGCTAAAATAAGTGATGCAGATATGGAAAATATAAGAAAGATGGCAGTAGATGCATTTAAAGGAATAGATGGTAAAGGACTTTCAAGAGTAGACTTCTTTATAGACAGAAAGTCAGGAGAAATATTCATAAATGAAATAAACACATTACCAGGGTTTACTAATATAAGTATGTATCCTAAAATGTGGGAAGTAACAGGATTAGAATATTCTAATCTAATAGATAAATTAATAGAGTTAGCAATAGACTCTAAGAAGTAA
- a CDS encoding cell wall hydrolase, translating to MLLCTNVVLAEGKDLGTSEVPTVEEGITKKQEKEVLNITNDELLLLSRLVSGEARGESYEGQVAVAAVVINRVKDPRFPNTIRDVIYQKNAFSVVNDGSIKMDPTESAYKAAREALYGTDPTNESIYFWNPDIATCKWIKTLSPHMRIGNHVFAK from the coding sequence ATGTTGTTATGTACGAATGTGGTACTAGCAGAAGGAAAAGATTTAGGAACAAGTGAAGTACCTACTGTAGAAGAAGGTATTACCAAAAAACAAGAAAAGGAAGTTTTAAACATAACAAATGATGAGCTTTTATTGTTATCTAGATTAGTGTCAGGAGAAGCCAGAGGAGAATCTTATGAGGGTCAGGTAGCAGTAGCGGCAGTTGTTATAAATAGAGTAAAAGATCCTAGATTTCCAAATACAATAAGAGATGTTATATATCAGAAAAATGCTTTTTCTGTTGTAAATGATGGTTCAATAAAAATGGATCCAACAGAAAGTGCATATAAAGCAGCAAGAGAAGCTTTATATGGAACCGATCCAACTAACGAATCTATATATTTTTGGAATCCAGATATAGCCACTTGCAAGTGGATAAAAACTTTGAGTCCTCATATGAGAATAGGGAACCATGTGTTTGCAAAATAA